The Phyllopteryx taeniolatus isolate TA_2022b chromosome 13, UOR_Ptae_1.2, whole genome shotgun sequence nucleotide sequence ATACATATTCTTATGATATCATTGACATAATATGAGATAGTATCCATTCAGCAAAACGTTTTGGCCTCAGACAAGTGCAGCGATGATTCCTGCCACAGTTCCTCCTGCACCGGCCACAGCTGCAGAGGCGGGACCTGACAAACCAGCCATACCTACAACaaaaccgggggggggggggaaatgcatttATCAACTTTGTTTCTCATTTTCTTTGACGGGGTGCAGCTGCAAAGTCTTTAAAAGTATTAATACTTAAAAAGTGTGGATGTGATTAATTGACAATGTAATTACTATTGCCCCTTTGTAGGTTGCAGTGGAAATGTGTTTCTAAAGCgtgggtacacacataccaatgATGGGGCATAAGTTTAAGACTTTTGCTGGCACGATCATTGGATGTCTCGAagcaattatcctgtggtcCTACTCCGAAAACAATTAGGACCAATATTTACAAATCTTTATGTGCGGGGTCAACACTGACGTCGACCGAGCCACGTGAGCCTGTGACTGTGAAGTGAAATGGgcctcgcaaaaaaaaaaaatacttcttgaAACCCATTCTATTTAGAGGGCGAGACGAACATTACCAAGTGAAACAAGCGCCAGGAacatatgtgttttttttgtctacaatgtaaaaataaatgaaaagcgCTTTGAACGAAAGAAAGTACTTTTGGCCTGACCATGAGAACAGTGAATAGAGGagtttgcagcaaataatagaGGATAGGGTCCccctcaaaaacatgcaaatatgtACGTGAATCAGAGAGTATGTGGGCTAACACTGTAATGGTATTTCAATAGGAAAACTGATttgatataaaaacattttttttattttattccagattttttttaataagaacagccttattgaaataaaaaaatctccttTACAAGAGTGTCCTTGTCCAGGACAACaagtagtaatgtttttttttttttttttttaaatgtcatttggtctttgttttttcaatgcTTTTACTCATgtcaagcacattgagttacattgtgtatgaaatgcgctatataaataaatttgccttgcctaGTCATAgaacacaaaaaacatacaaacaacagaaatgaataaaaaggcaGCTCACCATATGAATGAGTTAATTGAGAATTCAATTtccaagtcaaggtaccactgtattgttaCATTAGTACCTCTCTGACAGGCTAAATCAGAGCtgtgcattattatctttgtaaaggcacctCGAGCTGTGTATGACCACTTGACTGCATtgcaatacatattttaaaacaataaatttgaggactttttttttgtcctccccGCGAAACTAATCcatgcacaaaatacagaaacatgcatTTGTTGTGTAAATTATAGTTGTCCTGTAACAAAATGTAATTGGAGCTGGAGTAAAAGTGATTCCCAATATTATTCAAAATACCAAAAAGCTCTTTAACCAGCCCGAAAAGAGCTCCCCCACCCCTTTTGATGACCCACTAACCTATCAAATATAACAgagatatttttaaatatccctcaattaaaccacaacaaaactaaggtAATTGCTTTGACAgtcaagaaaagaggattgctttcagtaaacacctcaatcggaaagctgcagctcgggttatGATCACaacaaagagatcagagcatATTAGTCCAATTCTAAAGCGTCtgcactggctcccagtcagctataGCGTAgactttcaagttattttacTTGTCTGCAAATCATTGAATGGATTATTAGGTCCTGAATATGTCAAAGAAAGGTTAATGGGACCCAGTTGGACTCTGACTCAAGTCAGATAGTGGCTAAGCGAAGATGGTGAAGCAACATTGAGCTTGTACGCTGCGTACAAATagaagaagttgccaacactCTTTTGAAGCATTTTCACATCTCTTCGTTGCACTGGACgttcttaaaataataataataaaatagaacgCTGTCTTTTCAAAGTATCGTTGCATCGGCCGTTGCGATTGCTGCGCCTTACCCACAGACTGCAAGATGGCCACCAGGCTCCCTGCCGCCACCCCTCCTCCGTTGGCGACGGCCGCGGCTGACATCATGCTCGCGGCGTACGAGCTCACTGCAATTCCCGCAGAAGTGAAGCCGATGGCCCCCAAGGCGACCGGAGCCAGAGCCACCGAACCAGCTGGACCCAAAGTCAAGTGAAGCACATTAGTCAAGCCAAAACCCGCAACTACTTGTGCCAGTCAAAAAGCTCATTTCTTAAACGTCTTACTTGCGCCCGCAGCAACCGCAATGCACGTCACTGAAACGCAAAACACAACAACGCTCAGACGGTTAAGTCCATCGTCATTTCGTATCAGTTCCCGTGACGATGAACGAGGGCGAAGCTACTCACACAGTCCCATCGTGTCGTGTCCTTACCCGGAGAGACCTGCTGCAACGTCGCCTGGGTCGGCTTTATTTATACACTCGCGTGAGGTTTCGATTCTGGACAAACGAAAGTGACTTGGGTGGGACAAAAGAGGGCGTGCTCGGAAGAGCACGGAATCGGATTTGGGCCGAGAAGattcacaccccaaaaaaagaatatatatataagaacgTTGAAGGTATTGTGACCTTGCCCTACTTTGACACATCAGTCATCCAATCATGCAACAAGCGTCTGTCACTTATGATATCATAAGAATATGTATCTTCCTAAGTCAATAAAACCTCAGTATTGACAGCAGTTCATttgctattttaattattttatttagggTCAAAGGGAAgtggagtttatcccagctgtGACTCATTGTTTGTGACGGGAGGTGTCCTGTCTTTGTGGACACCATGGGAACCAGCAGTAAATAATGGAAAATGCTAACCCAGTAGGAGTCAGTTGGTGTCTGTCGCCATAAATGACTCAGTTGagtgaaacatttgttttcatagaTAATTCACAACTACATAATACTGTATTGAAAACGTACACTTATTATACAATAGTCATTAACATTTAATAATGATGATCATAATCATAATTGGACTGTTGGAATTGGAATTTCTGCCCCCCAAGACTATTTACTACTAACTGCACGATTGTCCTTCCTTGTTTTACTAGAAACGTTTGCTTGGTCTGCCCATGTGGTGAGGGAACAAAGCTTTTAAAACCTGTTTTGAGTACTGCAAACAAAAACGTCTTGaacaaattttgtctttttcctacCAGATGATTTTACTGAAAAAAGATCAAGTTCATGATTGCTGTCATTATAGTCTGTGGCAGTTTAGCATGTTTCATTTTGCTGATGAAAGGCAGGTAAAGGTCAAAACGATGAGGGGAGACAATGAGCAGAAATGAGGTGTTGATAATAATATACAAAATGTGTTCCATTTTAATGAGACAACtatatattcatgtttttttaattttattttatttcacaacATACCAAATTGGTAATGGTAAAATACAATCAACCACATGAACAACATGCCACTAACATGCaagatcaaaataaaaatccgcaaaatgacaatgacatttagCAAATTTACATTAagtttaagcaaaacaaatgttataGAGTCTGACATTAAATCCAATTTTTTCATGTGCAATGATTTGAATCCACATTAGCATAGATTTTCTGAAATAACTTTTACATTCTGGAGCAGATCCACCATCATGCCGAAGCAGTTTCCTTCCAAGTGTTTCTCCATCAAAGTGTTCAAGAAGTCATTTCTTTGCAGCTCTCTGCGCAACGCCATAGGGAACGTGACAGGCCACCGTGCCAAGCTCGGCCGCCCCTTCCACGTGAAACATCTGGTCGTCAAAAAAAATGTGCGGCCTGATCTTCTCCAGCATGGGTCCCTTGGGCGCCCCTGCTAAGAAGAGAGCCTCGTCGATCTCCAGGCCCCACGACCGTAGAGTTTTTAAGGCTCTGGTACCGGAACTGGCGGCACTGCGAGCGGTCACCAGGTATGTGCGGATAGGGCAGTCCATGCGCAGGCCTTTGTCAAAAAACTTCCTTTGTAGTTTTCCCAAAGCCTCCAGGAAGCCTTTCAGTGGGCCCTGCAGCAAGATGGAAGAGGACAGTGTAATCATTTTGGTACTTGGGTCTTCAGGAGGGactttttcagatttattcCATCTaccttgaataccttctactgcagatttgaaaaagacagtttcacaccacacacccatccggccgcacccccgaccacaatcacacctctgacctctgcgttaaccaaccatggacaggatgtgagacgcatcttcaaacatccatccatccatccattttctgagccgcttctcctcactagggtcgcgggcgtgctggagcctatcccagctgtcatcgggcagaaggcggggtacaccctgaactggttgccagccaatcgcagggcacatagaaactaacaaccattcacactcacagtcatgcctacgggcaatttagagtctccaattaatgcatgtttttgggatgtgggaggaaaccggagtgcccggagaaaacccacgcaggcacggggagaacatgcaaactccacacagaactgtgaggctgacgctctaaccagtcggccaccgtgccgcccatcttcaaacaacaaaagattaacaaagtggcaggcccagaccatgtgtccccatcctgcctcaaagtctgcggggaccagctcgctccagtcttcacacagatcttcaatagatctctggaactgtgcgaagtaccatcctgtttcaaacgctccaccatcattccagtccccaagaaacctgcaatctcgggtctaaatgaccaCAGGCCTGTCGGTTTGACATCtctggtcatgaagtcctttgaacgtctcgtgctggaccacctcaagagtgtcacaggtcccctgctgaacgtctcgtgctggaccaccttaagagtgtcacaggtcccctgctggaccccctgcagtttgcctaccaagcgaacaggtctgcggatgctgcagtcaacatgggactgcacttcattctagaacacctcgacagtgcagggacctacgcgaggatcctgttcgtggacttcagctcagcgttcaacaccatcatccctgaactcctttcatccaagcttctccagctcagcgtctcacctggcatctgccagtggatttacagctttctgaagggcaggacacagcaggtcaggctggggcaggctacctcatccacacgcagcatcagcactggggtgccccaaggttgtgtcctctctccgctgctcttctctctacacgaacgactgcacctcagcgcacccgattgtcaaactcctgaagtttgcagatgacaccactgtcatcggcctcatcaaggacggtgacgagtctgcatatcgacaggaagcggagcggctggagctgtggtgcggccgacacaacctggagctgaacacgttcaagactgtagagatgatcttggacttcaggaggcatccttcaccacagctgcccctcacgttgtccagctgccttgtgtcaaccgtcgagaccttcaagttcctgggaattacaatctctcaggacctgaagtgagacctgctgagacagttctacacagcggtcatcgaatcagtcctgtgttcttccatcacagtctggtttggtgctgctacaaaaaaggacaaactccgactgcaacggacaatcaaaactgcggaaaggattgtcggtaaccccctacccaccattgaggacttgcacgctgccagaactaagacaagagcgtgtaaaatcctctcggaccctccacatcccggtcaccagctcttccagctccttccctcaggtaggcgctacacATCAATGGAAacgagaactagcagacattccaacagcttcttccctcttgcgatcaacttcttaaacacctaacctacaattccattacaacatgctggcaattttttgacttgagttcgtcacatttctgtggggccaattatacattactcgtgcactcactatagttgtctcgccacgctgcactatttgttgttgaccaatactggccactcatgccagagtagcatctgccccacttgcacactgattgaggagtatctgcaacatttccacaaccaacattgtcccagattatcgcactactcgtcactttaaaccgcatacactccttgaagtctcggcgccctttgcacaatgttcattgcaccggactattgcaatattagtcattcgaactgctctaagtgctagaggactcaaaaaaaaattgtcaaaaaaaaaaaaatttaccggcattaccagataactagcaaccctttactgctcagtgagtgtttttttttttttttttgtcaatgtctttctgtctccaaagtgttctctgtcaattgactgtctgttgtcgtactagatcggttccaactaccggagacaaattccttgtgtgtttttggacatacttggcaaataaagatgattctgattctgattctgatcttaaTACCATAATTATCACGTCGCAGTTCtagaaaccatcaataataCGTTGCACACAACAAGTTAGAGATAGCGGGCagtcgggtgaaatttcaggtcAACCTCAACTGCACCAGAACTGCATTCAAAAGCTTAGATAAAGTCAAATCAAGTTCTCTTGTAAAATTTAAAGTGCACTTTCGactcatcctgaaatttcaaatAACTTTGTGAGTAGTGTGTACAAAAACAGTATAACAACATGCAATTGTGCCACCTCCATCAACTGGAGCATTTCAGAATGCTGACAATATTGTGTGCCTTGTGAGGAGAATGTGAAATCTATTTATTGAGAGAAGCAATCTAATTACTAATATAGTTTTAAGTTACATCGgtcagcactactgattctgaaggccctgggtaGATTGGATTGACGTAGCAGCACAAAGAGTTAGTATAACATTTTCATAATTATCGTGACCTTTCTTCTCTGATTGGGTAGGAGGAATTATATTATGGTTTTACTGTTGTATATGGAAATGTGTGGCCCCCATTTTGAGAAACCAAAGAAGTTCCTTCCTTCTCCAGTAAATGGCTATAAATAGCATTTAGTTAAAGTGGTGCTATGTTATTTGCACTCAACCTGCAACTATGACTTCTATTTGTACTTAAGAACCTGTTACCCATCAACATTCactgtgtgtatactgtacatggtccAGAGGCTTGTTCTCATGAGCCTTTTCGTGCTCAAAGAACTTGTCCAGTCCGTGGGCCTTGAAAATGCGTTCCGACTCGTCTGAGAAGAGGACAGCGTCGCCGTCAAAGGCGACGCGAAGCTGAGTCTCCGACACTTCCGTCATCTTCTCTGGGGTGAACATGGTGGCCGCTGCAatccctgacacacacacacacacacacacacacactcctattGTCACTGGCTATTCAAATGTGTGTATTAGAGGATGCAAGTAAAATGCTACTTGCACTGACTGACCTTCTTCCAGAGCTTCTCGCACCTTGGCAGAATCAGCAGAAAGGTACAAGTTTGTGTGGTAGGCTTTCAAGTAACCTATGACTTACTTTGTGATTCCCACCCTAAACACATCAGTCTGTGTTTGACCTGACAAACAGTCACCAGTCATTTTGCTGCATTGTAGTCGACTGGGGCTTTCCCTGACCTTGACAAAGGAGAAGCCAGGGCCAGGACTGAAAGGCTCGCTTTCATGCTCCAGCTGGTACTTGAGATACTCCTCCATGCCTTGTCGCTCGTAGATCTGCTGCTCCCGCTCCATGTTGAAGAGCACCCGCGATGACACGGCGATGGTGATGGCGTTCTCGGGTTTGGGTTGAGAAGTGACAGAGTGCATGAGTCTTTTTCTGAGTTGTCAACTGCAGAGGTGGCCtaagtgccatccatccatccatccattttctgtaccgtttatcctcacttgggtcgcgggcgtgttgaagcctatcccggctatcttcgggcgagaggcggagtacagcctgaactggtcgccagccaatcgcagtgcacataaaaacaaacaaccagtcgcaatcacattcacacctccgggcaatttagagtcattagcacTAGCGTTGTTCAAGGATGAGGATTAGTATAATTGTCAGaccaacacacacatttacacatgatatggAACTCGGGTGGTGgaacggtgggcgaccggttagcacatctgcctcacagttctgaggacccgggttcaaatccagcctcgcctgtctggagtttgcatgttctccctgtgcctgtgtgggtttcctcccgcatcccaaaaacacgcgtggtagttggattgaagactctaaattgcccggaggtgtgaatgtgattgcgactggttgtttgtttttatgtgcactgcgattggctggcgaccagttcaggctgtactccgggttcaatccctggccccgcctgtgtggagtttgcatgttctccccgtgcctgcgtgggttttctccggccactccggtttcctcccacatcccaaaaacatgcattaattggagactctaaattgcccgtaggcatgactgtgagtgcgaatggttgttggtttctatgtgccctgcgattggctggcaaccagttcagggtgtaccccgcctcctgcccgatgacagctgggataggctccagcacgcccgcgaccctagtggatggaaaatggatcagaaaatggatggatggatgtattcgcTCCAtatgtgtgaaaggttgtttatcctgtgattgacaggtgaacaGTCCAGGGCGTATCCACCCTACCCGCCTAAAgcagctgggataaactccacTTCCCTAAGACCctaaagaaaataattaaaatagcaaATGAACTGCTGTCAACACTGAGGTTTTATTGACTTAGGAAGATACATATTCTTATGATATCATTGACATAATATGAGATAGTATCCATTCAGCAAAATGTTTTGGCCTCAGACAAGTGCAGCGATGATTCCTGCCACAGTTCCTCCTGCACCAGCTACAGAGGTGGCACctgacaaaaagaaagaaagtacTTTTGGCCTGACCATGAAAACAGTGAATAGAggagttttcagcaaataatagaggataggttccccctcaaaaacatgcaaa carries:
- the LOC133487527 gene encoding interferon alpha-inducible protein 27-like protein 2A — translated: MGLLTCIAVAAGATGSVALAPVALGAIGFTSAGIAVSSYAASMMSAAAVANGGGVAAGSLVAILQSVGMAGLSGPASAAVAGAGGTVAGIIAALV